From Bufo gargarizans isolate SCDJY-AF-19 unplaced genomic scaffold, ASM1485885v1 original_scaffold_2122_pilon, whole genome shotgun sequence:
ATGTCGGAGGATGAGAGTTGCAGCAGGCACTGGATGAGAACCCGCAGAGTACAGAAGTGTCCAGACTGGAACATCTACCAGCAGAATTCTGAGCGCTGCAGACGACTGACAGGAAGAGGGGACCCAGAGCTGAACATCGAATTCTGCACATAGAGTATTCTCCGGCATCTGCTCAGCATCCTTACAGCTGCAGTACTGCTCAGCTCCCCTCCCTCCACACTGCAAGGCAGGCTGGGAAATGTAGTCTGCAGGGGGGATGGGGACCTGTGATGTCATGGATTTAAAGGGACAGGAAGCATTAACTAGAGCGCTAAAGACACGGTCAATCTCTAGGAATCCATGACCAGGAGCAGAGGAAATGTCCTATATTACAACTTGACGTTCTAGGCTGAAAAGCTAGCACTCGCCAATCTACTCGCTGATGCTGGATCTATGCAGAGCCGTCCAGGAATCGGAGGGCTACTGGTGTTCTGCTCCCTTCCCCCCATCCCTGTGGAGCTGTCTAATGGAACCCTTTTATCTGGATCCAGCTCGGGTTTCAGTCAGCAGAAAGGAAATGAACGTCAAACTCATCTTTTATTAATGCCTCATCTTCAGCTACTGCGCCACATCCAGCGGGCAGCGCCTCCTCCCCGCGCCTCACTCTGCAGCTCATGCAGCACTCTGCCCAGTACAAAATGGCGGTCATCCTGTGCTACTCCATGGGCGCCCATGCCAGATGATGCAGGAATGAGTGCACCCCCCGCCGATGTGAACGGAAGACTACAAAGAGGACATCAGCTTAATAAAATGGTTTAATTTGGCATCAGCTGGTCAACACGTCTGACCCCTCCGCCACATCACGTGGGCCGACAGAATCTGAGGCTACATGCATTACCCCTACTATCAGAACATACATGTAAACATGAGGCATgctcacccccctccctcccaacaTCACAGGTACACCCGGCTTTAACTGAAAAGAGCCCTCCACAGGCAGAGAAGGGTTAATCCTGAGTGGGAAGGCGTCACGTCCCGGTAGGTGGTGTTGCACGCATGACACAACCTCTCGCACGCTCCCCCATAGTGTCACGCTCACATTGTGTTAATACAGACACACAAGCATTAATGAAGAGCGGCGAGCCCAGGTGAACGTCAGCGCTGGAACAAGCTGCCGCAATACAGTCCAACAGTGCAGGGATGTGGCAGACAGATGGCGCTCCAGTCCCATCCTAAGGCGTGAACGCACTTTGGGCAGCCCCGGCTGCTACGTTGGTCGCTGCAGTGCGCACAGTGGGGTTAGAGAACACACCAGCAGCAAACTCCTCTTGTGCCTTCTGGAAACTGGCACCGGTCCGGCGGTAGATGGAGTGGATCTGCGGGAGAAATCAGAGGTACTGCCAAGCTGGCGTCTCACCACAGATACATAGATGTGATACAGAGGTGCCGCCCAGACTCACCCTCTTCAGCATGACAATGCCCATCACCGCAGTTGCTGTAAGGAGCAGCGCGACTATCATCATGAAGACAGAGACCCCCGTATAACCGCCTTTCAGCGCAGCGAGAGCAGCGACCCAGCCGCTAGAAACAGGAGAAAAGCAGCACCATTAATAGAGCCCAGTGCGGGCAGCACATGTCCGCTGCTCACGACGTCACACGACTGTCCGTACCTGAAGCCCCAGCCAGGGATCCCCACTGCCTCCAGCACATACATTATATCTTGGACAAAATAGATGAAGAAGAAGGCGAAGAAATTGAAGGAGCTGTCACTCCTGAGGAGAGAAGACAACAATCAGAGCAGCGGGGGACATGGCCTACTTACAGCAGCGATGCAGGCGGCCATTCTTTACCAATATGAAAGCATTATCATTTGGAGTCACCCTCCAGTCCAAACCAGAAAGACAGTCTACATACCTCCTGGCCACCATTCCTGTTCCACCTGAATCCTTTCGAGATGGCCGCCATCATCTCAGACTTGTCCATGCAAATAGAacagtctaagggctctttcacacgagcggatgccgtgcgggtaatctgctgcgtgagaGAGAgctaagccccgttccggacagcagagacacggagcattaccaTGACTGATGACGCTCCGCGCctctctctgatctttttactacaaaatcatagTGGGATAAagttgtagtaaaaaggtcacagaggggcacggagcattatcaatcatgtgcCTCTGCTGTCCAGAACCGGACTTGGCTCTCTCTCACGCAGCAGATCACCCGCACGGcagccgctcgtgtgaaagagccctaagacttgTCCTCAGATGGACACAGGATTTACATCATTGCTGCTGGCCCATTCCAGGGCAGTGGAGGGGCCTCACATCTTAGACTGTTCTACAGTACTCTGCATGGTGGCAGACATGTTTATAAGCATCAGATGAGCGACTAGGACAGAGGAATGGGTGGCACCAGGTATGCAAACTATTCGGGTGTCACTGGACCGGAGGCCATCTTACCTGAAAGCCTTGTACAGTGGTCTGTACCAGCAAACAAATGAGCAGGGTGTAAAGAGGATACCCCAGAGGATGGACAGGCCAAAACCAGAGGCCCCACTGGCATCTACACAGAACAAGGCGAAACAGGCCACGAAGTTCAGCAGCAGAGTTCCTGCACTGACTGCAACAAGAAGGACATGGAGTAAGGGCACAGCATAGACAGAGCAGGAACACAGGCTTTCATACATGCATTAAACACGCACCAAGCCACAGGTAATACATAATGGACACCGTCTTCTGGAAGTCCTGAGGAATGTCCACACCTATATCCTGGTAGAAGCAAGGCTTCACAGGGCAGAAAGATGGCAGCGGGGGCCAGTTATTCTGTCTCACTAGGACGACACaagagaggaaaaataaaaaaataactcccATAGGAACGAGCTCCATCAACGAAGACTGCAACATGTGTATAACCAGAGCATGACATCTAGACCTAGGCCTGACAGAACTAGGAGCGCACAGTTCCTGACCCCTACTCCAAACCTCAGGCAGCTCATGTCAGAACAAACCCTCagcccccttgcagacgagcgtgcgggactaggtccggatgcgttcagtgaaaaatgcgtgatttcgcaagcaagttcattccgTTTTTATCacgcgatttaatgcgttttcaaacaacatctcttagcaaccatccgtgaaaatgcatcgcatccgcacttgcttgcggatgcaatgcgattttcacgcagcccattcacttctatgggtccagcgttgcgtgaaaaacgcagaatatagaacatgctgcgattttcatgcaacgcagaactgatgtgtgaaaaccaacgctcaggtacatgaaattaatgggtccggattcagtgcgagcgcaatgcgtttgcatcataaattgcacccgctcggaatactcactcgtgtgaaaggggccttagtatcCAACCATAATCCATACACCGTCCCCGCCGGCCTCTGTGCTCtatccatcccgtccagaccctcACCGTCCCCGCCAGCCTCTGTGCTCTATCCATCGCGTCCAGACCCTCACCGTCCCCGCCAGCCTCTGTGCTCtatccatcccgtccagaccctcACCGTCCCCGCCAGCCTCTGTGCTCtatccatcccgtccagaccctcACCGTCCCCGCCAGCCTCTGTGCTCTACCCATCCCGTCCAGGACCCTCACCGTCCCCGCCAGCCTCTGTGTTCtatccatcccgtccagaccctcACCGTCCCCGCCAGTCTCTGTGCtctacccatcccgtccagaccctcACCGTCCCCGCCGGCTTCTGTGCTCTACCCATCCCATCCAGACCCTCACCGTCCCCGCCAGCCTCTGTGCtctacccatcccgtccagaccctcACCGTCCCCGCCAGTCTCTGTGCtctacccatcccgtccagaccctcACCGTCCCCGCCAGCCTCTGTGCTCTACCCATCGCGTCCAGACCCTCACCGTCCCCGCCAGCCTCTGTGCtctacccatcccgtccagaccctcACCGTCCCCGCCAGCCTCTGTGCTCTACCCATCGTGTCCAGACCCTCACCGTCCCCGCCAGCCTCTGTGCTCTACCCATCGCGTCCAGACCCTCACCGTCCCCGCCAGCCTCTGTGCtctacccatcccgtccagaccctcACCGTCCCCGCCAGCCTCTGTGCTCTACCCATCGCGTCCAGACCCTCACCGTCCCCGCCAGCCTCTGTGCTCTACCCATCGCGTCCAGACCCTCACCGTCCCCGCCAGCCTCTGTGCTCTACCCATCGCGTCCAGACCCTCACCGTCCCCGCCAGTCTCTGTGCtctacccatcccgtccagaccctcACCGTCCCCGCCAGCCTCTGTGCTCTACCCATCGCGTCCAGACCCTCACCGTCCCCGCCAGCCTCTGTGCTCTACCCATCGCGTCCAGACCCTCACCGTCCCCGCCGGCCTCTGTGCtctacccatcccgtccagaccctcACCGTCCCCGCCGACCTCTGTGCTCTACCCATCGCGTCCAGACCCTCACCGTCCCCGCCGGCCTCTGTGCtctacccatcccgtccagaccctcACCGTCCCCGCCGACCTCTGTGCtctacccatcccgtccagaccctcACCGTCCCCGCCAGCCTCTGTGCTCTATCCATCGCGTCTAGACCCTCACCGTCCCCCGCCGGCCTCTGTGCtctacccatcccgtccagaccctcACCGGCCCCGCCAGCCTCTGTGCTCTACCCATCGCGTCCAGACCCTCACCGTCCCCGCCAGCCTCTGTGCTCTACCCATCGCGTCCAGACCCTCACCGTCCCCGCCGGCCTCTGTGCtctacccatcccgtccagaccctcACCGTCCCCGCCGACCTCTGTGCTCTACCCATCGCGTCCAGACCCTCACCGTCCCCGCCGGCCTCTGTGCTCTACCCATCCCGTCTAGACCCTCACCGTCCCCGCCAGCCTCTGTGCTCTACCCATCGCGTCCAGACCCTCACCGTCCCCGCCAGCCTCTGTGCTCtatccatcccgtccagaccctcACCGTCGGCCTCTGTGCTCTATCCATCCCAACCAGACCCCCACCGTCCCCGCCAGCCTCTGTGCtctacccatcccgtccagaccccCACCGTCCCCGCCGGCCTCTGTGCTCTATCCATCCCATCTAGACCCTCACCGTCCCCGCCAGCCTCTGTGCTCTACCCATCCCGACCAGACCCTCACCGTCCCCGCCAGCCTCTGTGCtctacccatcccgtccagaccctcACCGTCCCCGCCAGCCTCTGTGCtctacccatcccgtccagaccctcACCGTCCCCGCCAGCCTCTGTGCtctacccatcccgtccagaccctcACCGTCCCCGCCAGCCTCTGTGCtctacccatcccgtccagaccctcACCGTCCCCGCCAGCCTCTGTGCTCtatccatcccgtccagaccctcACCGTCCCCGCCAGCCACTGTGCTCtatccatcccgtccagaccctcACCGTCCCCGCCAGCCTCTGTGCtctacccatcccgtccagaccctcACCGTCCCCGCCAGCCTCTGTGCTCtatccatcccgtccagaccctcACCGTCCCCGCCGGCCTCTGTGCTCTATCCATTGCGTCCAGACCCTCACCGTCCCCGCCAGCCTCTGTGCtctacccatcccgtccagaccctcACCGTCCCCGCCAGCCTCTGTGCTCTATCCATCCCATCCAGACCCTCACCGTCCCCGCCAGCCTCTGTGCTCTATCCATCCCATCCAGACCCTCACCGTCCCCGCCAGCCTCTGTGCtctacccatcccgtccagaccctcACCGTCCCCGCCGGCCTCTGTGCTCtatccatcccgtccagaccctcACCGTCCCCGCCGGCCTCTGTGCTCtatccatcccgtccagaccctcACCGTCCCCGCCGGCCTCTGTGCTCTATCCATCGCGTCCAGACCCTCACCGTCCCCGCCGGCCTCTGTGCtctacccatcccgtccagaccctcACCGTCCCGCCGGCCTCTGTGCTCTACCCATCGCGTCCAGACCCTCACCGTCCCCGCCGGCCTCTGTGCtctacccatcccgtccagaccctcACCGTCCCCGCCAGCCTCTGTGCTCaatccatcccgtccagaccctcACAGTCCCTGCCAGCCTCCCTCTATTTCATCTAGACCCTCAGTCTCTGCCAGCCTCCCTCTATTTCATCCAGACCCTCAGTCTCTGCCAGCCTCCCTCTATTTCATCCAGACCCTCAGTCTCTGCCAGCCTCTGTCCTCTATCAAGGTTCCCCCTGAGCCTTATAGTTGGGGCTCTTACATGTTCCTCCTCCAAGCGCAGCATTCTGTAGTTCTCTTTCTCTCCGGTCTATCTCTTCAGCCTTGCGGTTCAGCTCTTCCTGGCGGCGTAATAACTCTGCTGTCGCTGCAGCTGTAGAGTCCttcaaatataagaaaaaaaatacccAATATGCAGAGATGAGAACTAGAAAATTCACCAGAAATTACCCTCAACAGATGCGAAGAGCAGCAAATCAACATCACAGGTCTGGGCGGATCTCTACCTGGGTCCCGTATGAGCCGTAGTTTTTGGGTTCAGTGGGACTTTGTTTCTTGACAGCTGGGCTGACAGTCGGCTGGATCGTTGCAGCAGGCGCAGTGGCAGCTGGCTGGGCTGATGGCTCATGGTAAGGAGGAGGCACCTGAAACCATCAAGCCAAAAATCGTGTATTCAAACTAAACTCTAAGCATATAATGCAATAGAGAGGCCCCAAGTGGGGAGGTGGCGGACGCTTAGACCACATGATTCTCACCCCGAGGTTGTCAAATGGATTGTAGACATCTAACGTAGCATACTGGCTGCTGGGCCGATGCTCCGTCACCGCGGGGTCCTGGATAAAAAAACAGAGAAGTAGCCCCCAGTAATACCGGAGAGGACAGTGCCGAGGATCCAGCGCGGAAATACCGGAGATGACAGTGCCGAGGAGCCAGCGCGGAAATACCGGAGAGGACAGTGCCGAGGAGCCAGCGCGGAAATACCGGAGAGGACAGTGCCGAGGAGCCAGCGCGGAAATACCGGAGATGACAGTGCCGAGGAGCCAGCGCGGAAATACCCGAGAGGACAGTGCCGAGGAGCCAGCGCGGAAATACCCGAGAGGACAGTGCCGAGGAGCCAGCGCGGAAATACCCGAGAGGACAGTGCCGAGGAGCCAGCGCGGAAATACCGGAGAGGACAGTGCCGAGGAGCCAGCGCGGAAATACCGGAGAGGACAGTGCCGAGGAGCCAGCGCGGAAATACCGGAGAGGACAGTGCCGAGGAGCCAGCGCGGAAATACCGGAGAGGACAGTGCCGATAAGTCAGCGCGGAAATACCGGAGAGGACAGTGCCGAGGAGCCAGCGCGGAAATACCGGAGAGGACAGTGCCGAGAAGTCAGCGCGGAAAAAGGGcggtcagctggtatacatatatatccatgctcagtacagggcggtcagctggtatacatatatatccatgctcagtacagggcggtcagctggtatacatatatatccatgctcagtacagggcagtcagctggtatacatatatatccatgctcagtacagggcagtcagctggtatatatatatatccatgctcagtacagggcggtcagctggtatacatatatatccatgctcagtacagggcagtcagctggtatacatatatatatatccatgctcagtacagggcggtcagctggtatatatatatatatccatgctcagtgcagggcggtcagctggtatacctatatatccatgctcagtacacggcagtcagctggtatacatatatatatccatgctcagtacagggcagtcagctggtatacatatatatatccatgctcagtacagggcagtcagatagtatacatatatatccatgctcagtacagggcggtcagctggtatacatatatatccatgctcagtacagggcagtcagctgttatacatatatatccatgctcagtacagggcggtcagctggtatacacatatatatccatgctcagtacagggcggtcagctggtatacatatatatccatgctcagtacagggcggtcagctggtatacatatatatatccatgctcagtacagggcggtcAGC
This genomic window contains:
- the SCAMP3 gene encoding secretory carrier-associated membrane protein 3, with protein sequence LLGTVLSGISALAPRHCPLRYFRADLSALSSPVFPRWLLGTVLSGISALAPRHCPLRYFRAGSSALSSPVFPRWLLGTVLSGISALAPRHCPLGYFRAGSSALSSRVFPRWLLGTVISGISALAPRHCPLRYFRAGSSALSSPVFPRWLLGTVISGISALDPRHCPLRYYWGLLLCFFIQDPAVTEHRPSSQYATLDVYNPFDNLGVPPPYHEPSAQPAATAPAATIQPTVSPAVKKQSPTEPKNYGSYGTQDSTAAATAELLRRQEELNRKAEEIDRRERELQNAALGGGTLRQNNWPPLPSFCPVKPCFYQDIGVDIPQDFQKTVSIMYYLWLVSAGTLLLNFVACFALFCVDASGASGFGLSILWGILFTPCSFVCWYRPLYKAFRSDSSFNFFAFFFIYFVQDIMYVLEAVGIPGWGFSGWVAALAALKGGYTGVSVFMMIVALLLTATAVMGIVMLKRIHSIYRRTGASFQKAQEEFAAGVFSNPTVRTAATNVAAGAAQSAFTP